The Chloroflexota bacterium genome has a window encoding:
- a CDS encoding amidohydrolase family protein, translating to MTGASDEPGGAPSAERAALCVDAHAHIWPHGIVHPSQRSPSPLAAEPEDLRRATTAADVDVAIVLPASVHEDNDFVLRAAVRSRDRQAAVVAIDPWRTEAVTELRRCAEAGALGVRIAPRSLAGEFAAERGPLADVIDAAVDLDLVVQWTVPLASTEPIAFAGGLRSGLRHVLDHLGLPERADDLAGLAVVRELATLPGLHVKLSGFYAMSRAGYPYSDTWSWAEGVVAAFGSSRTLWASDWPLSTESAPYRAQRDLVAKLPFLDDADRQQILGGTAIRLFRLDQAGRHGADPIRA from the coding sequence GTGACCGGCGCGTCCGACGAGCCGGGGGGAGCGCCGAGCGCCGAACGAGCGGCGCTGTGCGTCGACGCGCACGCCCACATCTGGCCGCATGGGATCGTCCATCCGAGCCAGCGCAGCCCGTCGCCGCTCGCCGCCGAGCCTGAAGATCTTCGGCGCGCGACGACGGCGGCCGACGTCGACGTCGCCATCGTCCTCCCCGCGAGCGTCCACGAGGACAACGACTTCGTGCTCCGCGCCGCAGTGCGGTCCCGCGATCGCCAGGCGGCCGTCGTCGCGATCGACCCGTGGCGGACCGAGGCCGTGACGGAGCTCCGCCGCTGCGCGGAGGCCGGAGCGCTGGGCGTCCGCATCGCTCCGAGGTCGCTCGCCGGGGAGTTCGCGGCCGAGCGCGGTCCGCTGGCGGACGTGATCGACGCCGCCGTCGACCTCGACCTTGTCGTTCAGTGGACAGTCCCGCTGGCGAGCACCGAGCCGATCGCCTTCGCCGGTGGACTGCGCTCCGGACTTAGGCACGTCCTCGACCACCTCGGGCTGCCGGAGCGGGCCGACGACCTCGCGGGGCTCGCCGTCGTCCGGGAACTCGCCACACTGCCGGGCCTGCACGTCAAGCTCTCCGGGTTCTACGCGATGAGCCGGGCTGGGTACCCGTATTCGGACACCTGGTCATGGGCCGAGGGAGTGGTCGCAGCGTTCGGTTCGTCGCGGACGCTCTGGGCGTCGGACTGGCCCCTCTCGACCGAGTCGGCCCCGTATCGGGCGCAGCGAGACCTCGTCGCCAAGCTCCCGTTCCTCGACGATGCGGACCGGCAGCAGATCCTCGGCGGGACAGCGATCCGCCTGTTCCGCCTCGATCAGGCGGGCCGCCATGGGGCGGACCCGATCCGGGCCTGA
- a CDS encoding amidohydrolase family protein, with protein sequence MELQTADLLIRHAHVITMDDSGRIIPDGALAITGRRLVAIDDDRIVAERYHAVRTIDARGAPVHPGLIETHLHASYQTMRGFMADHVVEDDLFDPSAIDRVFYNQVTDEEEYLGVVLSCLEMIRNGTTCFMEAGTVLEPSAAAEAAELVGIRALISDACLQDDPLGIAQGNRIPGSPDDIAPGLIDRAPRNLDEALQRMGQELRRNADPDALVRGHIALLGLGTATGALIVEAKRQADAAGVVLNMHHAYSPADTEADRVRYGKDPLLHFAEIGILDRNLTLSHANYLTDAECDVLVGSGANLAWAPAGSMMWGHGGTIHGRHAELWRRGVNVALGSDSANWSNDFDLFRQANLALLTARDVHQDRTYLLAEDVLWMATRGGARAVGLDDRIGSLEVGKRADLVIHTLDRPEMIPALDLVRNLIYSSRSKSIRTVIVDGRVILEDGIFAGLDEPRLLARIDEAAKAMLRRMGQPVERNRVAGRRSM encoded by the coding sequence ATGGAGTTGCAGACGGCTGACCTCCTCATCCGGCATGCCCATGTGATCACGATGGACGACTCGGGCCGGATCATCCCGGACGGTGCGCTTGCCATCACGGGGCGACGATTGGTCGCGATCGATGACGATCGGATCGTCGCGGAGCGTTACCACGCGGTCCGGACGATCGACGCGCGCGGCGCACCGGTCCATCCCGGGCTCATCGAGACCCACCTGCACGCGTCCTACCAGACGATGCGCGGGTTCATGGCGGACCACGTCGTCGAGGACGACCTGTTCGACCCGAGCGCGATCGACCGCGTCTTCTACAACCAGGTTACCGACGAGGAGGAGTACCTGGGCGTCGTCCTGTCCTGCCTGGAGATGATCCGCAACGGGACGACCTGCTTCATGGAAGCGGGCACCGTCCTCGAGCCGTCCGCGGCCGCCGAGGCCGCAGAGCTTGTCGGCATCAGGGCCCTGATCAGCGACGCGTGCCTGCAGGACGATCCACTGGGGATCGCCCAAGGAAACCGGATCCCCGGCTCCCCTGACGACATCGCCCCGGGGCTCATCGACCGAGCGCCCCGGAACCTCGACGAGGCTCTCCAGCGGATGGGCCAGGAGCTGCGTCGGAACGCCGACCCGGACGCACTCGTCCGGGGCCACATCGCACTGTTGGGCCTCGGGACGGCGACGGGGGCATTGATCGTCGAGGCGAAGCGGCAGGCGGACGCGGCGGGAGTGGTCCTGAACATGCACCACGCCTATAGTCCCGCCGACACGGAGGCCGACCGGGTGCGCTACGGGAAGGATCCGCTCCTGCATTTCGCGGAGATCGGGATCCTTGACCGCAACCTCACGCTCTCGCACGCCAACTACCTCACGGACGCCGAGTGCGACGTGCTGGTCGGGAGCGGAGCCAACCTTGCCTGGGCCCCAGCTGGCTCGATGATGTGGGGGCACGGGGGGACGATCCACGGGCGCCACGCGGAACTCTGGCGCCGGGGTGTGAACGTGGCCCTCGGATCGGACTCGGCGAACTGGTCGAATGACTTCGACCTGTTTCGCCAGGCCAACCTGGCGCTCCTCACGGCGCGGGATGTCCATCAGGACCGCACCTACCTCCTGGCCGAGGATGTCCTCTGGATGGCGACGCGCGGCGGCGCGCGCGCCGTGGGTCTCGACGACAGGATCGGCTCGCTCGAGGTCGGCAAGCGTGCGGACCTGGTTATCCATACCCTCGACCGTCCCGAGATGATCCCGGCGCTCGACCTCGTCCGCAACCTGATCTACTCGAGTCGCTCGAAGTCGATCAGGACGGTGATCGTTGACGGTAGGGTGATCCTCGAAGACGGCATCTTCGCCGGGCTCGACGAGCCACGCTTACTCGCGCGGATCGACGAGGCCGCCAAGGCGATGCTCCGACGCATGGGTCAGCCAGTGGAACGTAACCGGGTCGCCGGGCGGCGGTCGATGTGA
- a CDS encoding ABC transporter ATP-binding protein, whose product MTRPAVEIVGVGKRFGDHVALHRIDLTVSEGEFVSLLGPSGCGKTTLLRIVSGFEQQTVGQVLIHGTDVSSVPPERRPTNIVFQRGALFPHMNVFDNIAYSLRLRKWSKVRIAARVEEMLDLVRLTGLGQRGPTELSGGQIQRAALARALAPEPTVLLLDEPLSALDLKLRQHMQLELRAIQRKLGATFLYVTHDQTEALAMSDRIAVMNEGRILQEGTPREIYSRPTSVFASDFIGETNLFRGTVATVDGPSITIALSDGTIVPAHAPDPITGGASATLSVRPESIRLLAGAERAGMDAGLRGTIAEIVYLGSRVRIGTATTDGSVVWADLRDAETEGLATGDSVSLSWSTAASTTWADTADEALSLPAPDDA is encoded by the coding sequence GTGACCCGCCCGGCAGTCGAGATCGTCGGCGTTGGCAAGCGCTTCGGTGACCACGTCGCCCTGCATCGGATCGACCTGACGGTCAGCGAAGGCGAGTTCGTGTCGCTCCTCGGGCCGAGCGGCTGCGGCAAGACCACGCTGTTGCGGATCGTCTCGGGCTTCGAGCAGCAGACGGTGGGCCAGGTGCTGATCCACGGCACCGACGTGTCGTCGGTGCCGCCCGAGCGGCGGCCAACGAACATCGTCTTCCAGCGCGGGGCGTTGTTCCCGCACATGAACGTCTTCGACAACATCGCCTACAGCCTCCGCCTGAGGAAGTGGTCGAAGGTTCGGATCGCGGCGCGCGTCGAGGAGATGCTCGACCTGGTCCGCCTGACCGGCCTCGGTCAACGCGGCCCGACAGAGCTGAGCGGCGGACAGATCCAGCGGGCCGCGCTGGCACGCGCCCTGGCACCGGAGCCGACCGTGCTCCTGCTGGACGAGCCGCTGTCGGCGCTCGACCTCAAGCTGCGTCAGCACATGCAGCTCGAGCTCCGCGCGATCCAACGCAAGCTCGGCGCGACGTTCCTGTACGTCACTCACGACCAGACCGAAGCCCTGGCGATGTCCGACCGCATCGCGGTAATGAACGAAGGCCGGATCCTCCAGGAGGGCACGCCCCGCGAGATCTACTCGCGACCGACCTCGGTGTTCGCATCCGACTTCATCGGCGAGACCAACCTGTTCCGCGGCACGGTCGCGACGGTTGATGGCCCATCCATCACGATCGCTCTTTCGGACGGCACGATCGTCCCGGCGCACGCCCCGGATCCCATCACAGGCGGTGCCTCGGCGACACTGTCGGTCAGACCGGAGTCGATCCGACTCCTCGCTGGTGCCGAACGGGCGGGGATGGATGCCGGTCTCCGGGGCACGATCGCCGAGATCGTCTATCTGGGAAGCCGCGTCCGCATCGGAACCGCGACGACGGACGGATCGGTCGTGTGGGCCGACCTGCGCGACGCGGAAACAGAGGGCCTCGCGACCGGCGACTCGGTCTCGCTCAGCTGGTCTACTGCGGCGTCGACCACGTGGGCTGACACGGCCGACGAGGCCCTGTCTCTGCCCGCCCCCGACGACGCATGA